From the genome of Virgibacillus proomii, one region includes:
- a CDS encoding methyl-accepting chemotaxis protein, translating into MKKTAKTLTIQQILLLYIILFTFVIVLLPVLTFLTFIVLDIPLQSIFVWSFIGIIILLALFLAYLFGNFLFSPLKNKEGVDTSQLEVASSNHPLYRWVMNQLPVAQQDNKTDGTEVLALAEQTATVSNQLMSTTEETSKATAEISASIQELASGADAQAQSIQTINESSSQVFFSLTEIDESTKFVAETSKTAITNAKNGNEVVANVAKQMDLIGEQVERSIEVVNELNEKTNQVGEILSLITDISNQTNLLSLNAAIEAARAGEHGKGFSVVADEVRKLAEQTNDATAKTQQLIQEIQSGTNEVIDVIKESGKSIKQGVSRNGEMGKVFNDIYQDVDVIDEFIHDLSAAMHEVKDSMNDVSSSINHVSDVTVESSGNLQNIVAVIEELNASMQEVSASATLLADIANQLNDKVVD; encoded by the coding sequence ATGAAAAAAACAGCGAAAACCTTAACTATCCAACAAATATTATTGCTTTATATAATACTTTTCACATTTGTTATTGTTTTACTGCCTGTTTTAACATTTCTTACATTTATTGTCTTAGACATTCCTTTACAGTCTATCTTTGTATGGTCTTTCATTGGTATCATTATACTATTAGCGCTGTTTCTTGCATACTTATTTGGAAATTTTTTGTTTTCACCTCTAAAAAATAAAGAAGGGGTAGACACAAGCCAGTTGGAAGTGGCTTCTTCAAACCATCCTCTCTACCGATGGGTCATGAATCAACTTCCAGTAGCTCAGCAAGATAATAAAACAGATGGTACTGAAGTTTTAGCGTTGGCTGAGCAAACAGCTACAGTTTCTAATCAGCTCATGTCTACAACCGAAGAGACGAGTAAAGCAACAGCAGAAATATCTGCTTCGATTCAGGAATTAGCTTCTGGAGCAGATGCTCAGGCACAGTCAATTCAAACAATTAATGAATCTTCATCCCAAGTATTTTTCAGTTTAACGGAAATTGATGAAAGTACCAAGTTTGTAGCAGAGACTTCTAAAACAGCGATAACGAATGCAAAAAATGGGAATGAAGTAGTTGCTAATGTAGCGAAACAAATGGATCTGATTGGTGAACAAGTAGAACGTTCGATTGAAGTGGTTAATGAATTAAATGAGAAAACAAATCAGGTTGGCGAAATATTGTCACTGATAACGGATATTTCAAATCAAACAAATTTACTTTCGCTTAATGCTGCTATTGAGGCTGCTCGTGCCGGAGAACACGGGAAAGGTTTTTCGGTAGTTGCAGATGAAGTTCGTAAGCTTGCAGAACAAACAAATGATGCTACTGCGAAAACACAACAGCTCATTCAAGAAATTCAATCTGGCACCAATGAAGTGATAGATGTTATTAAGGAAAGTGGAAAATCAATTAAACAAGGCGTTTCAAGAAATGGAGAGATGGGAAAGGTATTTAATGATATTTACCAAGATGTTGACGTAATCGATGAATTTATTCATGATTTATCAGCGGCAATGCATGAAGTCAAAGACAGTATGAATGATGTTTCTTCTTCTATTAATCATGTATCTGATGTTACAGTTGAATCAAGCGGCAACTTGCAAAATATCGTTGCTGTTATCGAGGAATTAAATGCTTCGATGCAAGAAGTATCAGCGTCAGCTACATTGCTTGCAGATATAGCCAATCAGCTTAATGATAAGGTAGTAGATTAA
- a CDS encoding BglG family transcription antiterminator, translated as MNQRSMAVLKKLAVHDGYISIAQLSDMFNVSRRSIYNDIGRINDWLQEQGLTSIQQVRSEGIYLDDSTKKAIAKGYTLLEDDYYEYTKEERKAWIYLHITCGVRAYFVEDLQELFQVSRNTILDDVRILKNEIESHQLNMYTERGRGYHIIGNETDVRKVLIQYLSIITPIDSWYSILHDERKGKTDLPQTYSIFNRNWLHQIHRNLIAYEKQFNIEIIDDVLNSLVIWFHFFMKRMQQGSTIDVDPIEKEVIESTDTFLGAKMLCQELFKVLPGEHNNEEEVYYFAKYLLSAKVNYDLNPYEENSVMQSLVGVVEKMVADFQLYAAVEFDEPKKIIENLLLHLKPAYYRIKYGIKLENTLRDSVKKTYPEVFHITKLVMKHFEELIEQPIDENEVAFIATHFGGWLRKEGVVLDNRQKRLLIVCTNGLGTSKLLESQLLGLFSNIQISGVTSLREYQQMDLAVDFIVSTIPLPDRGIPVFVVSPVLSNDDKEQLLKKVNSMFATNKKQDYSVEALIDMVKRYATIHNEDALQQEIKRYLYTPGHVVSSGRKRNLKELLPSHRIRLIDHVDTWQKAIKLAAQPLIDDKTIEPRYVDKMLRAIYQNGPYIVISERFALPHAGPNDGVKKTGMSMLCLQQPVDLLGKNVSIFVVLASKDNEQHLKALAQLTKLFSNKNNKQLVMDAHDKHDIYKLIKAYSYNELE; from the coding sequence ATGAATCAACGTAGTATGGCAGTATTAAAAAAACTAGCAGTTCATGATGGATATATTTCTATCGCCCAGCTCTCTGATATGTTTAATGTTTCCAGAAGGTCGATTTATAACGATATCGGAAGAATCAATGATTGGCTTCAGGAACAGGGCTTGACTTCGATTCAACAAGTAAGGTCAGAAGGAATATATCTGGATGACAGTACGAAAAAAGCTATTGCGAAAGGCTATACACTTTTAGAAGATGATTACTATGAATATACAAAGGAAGAGCGCAAGGCATGGATTTATTTGCATATAACCTGTGGTGTGCGCGCCTATTTTGTAGAAGATTTACAAGAGCTTTTTCAAGTGAGTAGAAATACAATTCTAGATGATGTAAGAATATTAAAAAATGAAATCGAGAGTCATCAATTAAATATGTATACAGAACGAGGCAGAGGGTATCATATTATTGGAAATGAAACCGATGTCAGAAAAGTATTAATCCAATATTTGTCAATTATCACCCCGATAGATAGCTGGTATAGCATTTTGCATGATGAACGTAAAGGTAAAACGGACCTGCCTCAAACGTATTCCATTTTTAATCGTAATTGGCTTCACCAGATTCATCGTAATTTAATCGCATATGAAAAACAATTTAATATTGAAATTATTGATGATGTTTTAAATAGTTTAGTTATTTGGTTTCACTTTTTTATGAAACGTATGCAACAAGGATCCACTATTGATGTTGATCCAATTGAAAAAGAAGTAATTGAATCAACGGACACTTTCTTAGGTGCTAAGATGTTATGCCAGGAACTTTTTAAGGTACTGCCAGGAGAGCATAACAATGAAGAAGAGGTTTACTACTTTGCTAAATATTTACTTAGTGCGAAAGTAAATTATGACTTAAATCCATATGAAGAAAATAGTGTGATGCAATCTTTGGTTGGTGTAGTTGAGAAGATGGTGGCAGACTTTCAGCTATATGCTGCTGTTGAATTTGATGAGCCGAAGAAAATTATTGAAAATTTACTGTTGCATCTAAAGCCCGCTTATTACCGAATCAAATATGGTATTAAACTAGAAAATACGTTACGTGATTCTGTTAAGAAAACGTATCCAGAAGTGTTTCACATTACAAAACTGGTAATGAAGCATTTTGAAGAGTTGATTGAACAACCAATTGATGAGAATGAAGTAGCATTCATTGCGACACATTTTGGTGGATGGCTTCGTAAAGAAGGAGTGGTGCTTGACAATAGACAAAAGAGATTATTAATCGTTTGCACTAACGGTTTGGGAACGTCAAAGTTGTTAGAAAGTCAGCTGTTAGGGTTGTTTTCCAATATTCAAATTAGTGGAGTAACTTCTCTACGTGAATATCAGCAAATGGATTTAGCAGTCGATTTTATTGTCTCAACGATACCCCTACCTGATCGTGGTATACCAGTATTTGTCGTCAGCCCTGTATTAAGTAATGATGATAAGGAACAGCTATTAAAAAAAGTAAATAGTATGTTTGCGACGAATAAGAAGCAAGACTATTCCGTGGAAGCATTAATTGATATGGTAAAACGCTATGCTACCATCCATAACGAAGATGCTTTGCAACAAGAGATAAAAAGGTATCTTTATACCCCTGGTCATGTAGTAAGTAGCGGAAGGAAAAGAAACTTAAAGGAGTTGTTGCCTTCACATCGGATTAGACTAATCGATCATGTGGATACATGGCAAAAAGCTATAAAGCTTGCTGCTCAACCATTAATTGATGATAAAACGATTGAGCCTCGCTATGTAGATAAAATGTTGAGAGCGATTTATCAAAATGGACCTTATATCGTTATTTCTGAGCGATTTGCCTTACCCCATGCCGGCCCTAATGATGGTGTAAAGAAAACAGGAATGAGTATGCTTTGTTTACAACAGCCGGTTGACTTATTGGGAAAAAATGTTTCCATCTTTGTTGTTTTAGCATCAAAAGATAATGAACAGCATTTAAAGGCTTTAGCACAGCTGACAAAGCTCTTTTCTAATAAAAATAATAAACAACTCGTGATGGACGCACACGATAAACATGATATTTATAAACTAATTAAAGCGTACTCCTATAACGAACTGGAATAA
- a CDS encoding PTS sugar transporter subunit IIA — translation MNFLEKNLIKLGVEVNNAEEAITAAGQLLLDEELIKPSYIEAMKQAYQKNGPYFVLAPQIAIPHARPEDGVNEAAVSLVQLKEPISFGHAINDPVRLVFGLGAASSSDHLTLLRRLTTLLNDTNNIDQLLQATTVDDIKKVIEMER, via the coding sequence ATGAATTTTTTGGAAAAAAATTTAATAAAACTTGGCGTAGAAGTGAATAATGCAGAAGAAGCAATTACTGCTGCCGGTCAATTACTGTTAGATGAAGAATTGATTAAGCCTTCTTATATAGAAGCTATGAAACAAGCTTATCAGAAAAATGGCCCTTATTTTGTATTAGCTCCTCAAATAGCTATCCCTCATGCTCGACCTGAGGATGGGGTTAATGAAGCAGCTGTTTCCCTTGTTCAATTGAAAGAACCAATTTCATTTGGACATGCCATCAATGATCCAGTTCGTCTTGTATTTGGACTAGGTGCAGCTTCCAGTTCTGATCACCTGACATTGCTTAGAAGATTAACAACTTTATTGAATGATACAAATAATATTGATCAATTATTACAAGCAACTACTGTTGATGATATAAAAAAAGTTATAGAAATGGAGAGATGA
- a CDS encoding PTS sugar transporter subunit IIB: MLKILTVCGLGQGTSLILKMNVEQVLGDMGIQADVEHTDVSAASSMDADYIITSNELAESLQGHKAKVVIVNNYFDMDEINEALKENIEAS; this comes from the coding sequence ATGTTAAAAATATTAACTGTTTGTGGGTTAGGTCAAGGGACAAGCCTCATATTGAAAATGAATGTGGAACAAGTTCTTGGTGATATGGGGATTCAAGCGGATGTAGAACATACAGATGTATCAGCAGCTTCTAGTATGGATGCTGATTATATCATCACAAGTAATGAGCTTGCAGAAAGTTTGCAAGGGCATAAGGCAAAAGTTGTCATTGTTAACAACTACTTTGACATGGATGAAATTAATGAAGCACTGAAAGAAAATATTGAAGCCTCTTAA
- a CDS encoding PTS ascorbate transporter subunit IIC: protein MDIIIWIATNVFGEAAILLGFIVLLGLLLQKKSASQTISGTFKAVIGFLIISAGSGIIVNALTVFEPLWKEVFNLSAEPLGKFMGQEGFNAKFGSAVTLAMTLGFVINVLLARFTKLKYIYLTGHMMFWTTTIFAGVVVQAAGDVSFTKLVIFLAIFMGLYWTIQPALTQPFMRKITGNDNIALGHTSASVALLGALAGKVLGNKENDSEKIKLPKGLEFLRDSNVITALTMGLLFLIGAIIISFKDTPGAQELVAAAGDKNFIIYSIIQSFTFAAGIAVVLLGVRMFIGEMVPAFRGIATKIVPGAKPALDSPVVFPYAPNAVILGFLGAFAGALIWLVVLGNTVGYVFVPTMIVLFFHSATAGVFGNATGGVRGALIAGFITSTVVAWGQFFMVKMLISDTIPDTAMWAADSDMFILGPLVRLLAQLFF from the coding sequence ATGGATATTATTATTTGGATTGCCACGAATGTTTTTGGAGAAGCTGCAATACTATTAGGATTTATCGTCTTACTAGGATTATTACTTCAAAAAAAATCGGCAAGTCAAACGATTAGTGGTACTTTTAAGGCTGTAATCGGATTTTTAATTATTAGTGCTGGATCTGGAATTATTGTAAACGCATTAACCGTATTTGAACCGCTCTGGAAAGAGGTATTTAATTTGTCAGCTGAGCCACTCGGTAAGTTCATGGGACAAGAAGGATTTAATGCAAAATTTGGTAGTGCAGTAACATTAGCAATGACATTAGGGTTTGTGATTAACGTCCTATTGGCTCGTTTTACGAAACTAAAATATATCTATTTAACTGGGCATATGATGTTTTGGACAACTACGATATTCGCTGGGGTTGTTGTACAAGCAGCCGGGGATGTTTCATTTACGAAACTTGTTATTTTCTTAGCTATTTTTATGGGGTTATACTGGACAATTCAGCCAGCGTTAACGCAACCTTTTATGAGGAAAATTACTGGTAATGATAATATTGCACTTGGACACACATCTGCTTCCGTCGCTTTATTAGGGGCATTAGCTGGAAAGGTACTTGGAAACAAAGAAAATGATTCAGAAAAAATAAAACTCCCAAAAGGATTGGAATTTTTAAGAGATTCAAATGTAATCACTGCACTGACAATGGGGTTATTATTCTTGATTGGTGCCATCATTATCTCATTTAAGGATACTCCGGGAGCTCAGGAATTAGTTGCTGCAGCAGGGGATAAGAATTTTATTATCTATTCTATTATTCAGTCTTTCACATTTGCTGCTGGAATAGCTGTCGTTTTACTGGGAGTTCGGATGTTTATTGGTGAGATGGTACCCGCTTTTAGAGGAATTGCTACCAAGATTGTGCCTGGAGCAAAGCCTGCTTTAGATAGCCCGGTTGTTTTCCCTTATGCACCAAATGCAGTTATTCTAGGATTTTTAGGTGCGTTTGCTGGGGCACTAATCTGGCTCGTAGTGCTTGGAAATACAGTTGGTTACGTATTTGTACCTACGATGATTGTTCTATTCTTCCATTCGGCAACAGCCGGTGTCTTTGGAAACGCAACCGGAGGTGTTCGCGGTGCACTAATCGCTGGGTTTATTACTTCAACAGTAGTAGCATGGGGACAATTTTTTATGGTGAAAATGCTAATATCTGACACAATTCCTGATACAGCCATGTGGGCTGCTGACTCGGATATGTTTATCCTAGGACCGCTTGTTCGTTTATTAGCACAGCTATTCTTCTAA
- a CDS encoding phosphotriesterase family protein has translation MSFIRTFHGDIDPKTLGVTYSHEHIVCRPPFWAERGEDDLLLDDKEKSKLDVLDFKQLGGQAIVDATAVDYGRDVMAVKEIAEETGITIIGTAGFNKSFLWGAKVPAHIKEVIGDYATFYEWIEAKSINELADFVIREVEEGLEGTNTPGGQVKFGTGYNRITPLEEKTIRAVARAHHETKAPVHSHTEAGTMALEQIEILKSEGVNLEYVSFGHMDRNPDPYYHEKVAQTGAFVSFDGIAKIKYAPESTRIHCIFELVKKGYEKQILISGDTARKTYYKHYDYGLGLENILGKWVPRFMEEADQSGFSGKQLVDRFFVENPARCFTFKS, from the coding sequence ATGAGTTTTATTCGGACGTTTCATGGTGACATTGATCCTAAGACATTAGGAGTCACCTATTCACATGAACATATTGTATGCCGGCCGCCATTTTGGGCTGAAAGAGGAGAAGATGATTTACTGCTTGATGATAAAGAAAAGTCTAAGCTGGATGTGTTAGATTTTAAGCAGCTTGGCGGACAAGCAATCGTTGATGCTACTGCAGTTGATTATGGTAGAGATGTCATGGCTGTAAAAGAAATAGCAGAAGAAACAGGTATCACAATTATTGGAACAGCTGGTTTTAATAAAAGCTTTCTCTGGGGAGCAAAAGTACCAGCACATATAAAAGAGGTTATTGGTGATTATGCTACTTTTTACGAATGGATTGAAGCTAAATCCATTAATGAACTTGCTGATTTTGTAATCAGAGAGGTAGAAGAAGGATTGGAAGGTACAAATACGCCTGGAGGACAGGTAAAGTTTGGCACTGGCTATAATCGGATTACTCCTTTAGAAGAAAAAACGATACGAGCAGTTGCAAGAGCACACCATGAGACGAAAGCGCCCGTTCATTCGCATACAGAGGCAGGTACGATGGCACTGGAGCAAATAGAAATACTAAAATCTGAAGGCGTTAATTTAGAATATGTTAGCTTCGGTCATATGGATCGAAATCCAGACCCTTACTACCATGAGAAGGTTGCACAAACAGGAGCATTTGTTTCTTTTGATGGAATAGCCAAAATAAAATATGCACCAGAGAGTACTCGAATTCATTGTATTTTCGAATTAGTGAAAAAAGGTTATGAAAAGCAAATTCTTATTAGTGGCGATACAGCTCGAAAAACATATTACAAACATTATGATTATGGCTTAGGTCTAGAAAATATTTTAGGTAAATGGGTTCCACGCTTCATGGAAGAAGCTGATCAATCAGGTTTTTCAGGAAAACAATTAGTAGATCGTTTTTTTGTAGAAAACCCAGCTAGATGCTTTACGTTTAAAAGTTAA
- a CDS encoding creatininase family protein: MEFQYENSFEIEEKLKTTKIAVLPVGAVEAHGPHLPLGTDNLLAERVAKRLAERIDCFVLPTLPYGQVWSLRNFPGSINVSNESLISMIVDIGESLYRQGFKTFAMVNGHLGNQPALKDAARVLFTTCPEMKVFYFFYPGMNKAAKEVRETKSAHATYFHACEIETSYMLYLAPEYVDMSKALNDIPVIPNDADVTPTPWENFTTTAVLGDATLATKDKGKYIIDLALDNMLMMLKASEN; encoded by the coding sequence ATGGAGTTTCAATATGAAAATTCCTTTGAAATAGAGGAAAAATTGAAAACAACAAAGATTGCCGTTTTGCCAGTTGGTGCGGTTGAAGCACATGGCCCTCATTTGCCATTAGGAACAGATAATTTATTGGCTGAACGTGTTGCAAAACGATTAGCAGAACGAATTGATTGTTTTGTTTTGCCTACACTGCCATATGGACAAGTATGGAGTTTACGTAATTTTCCTGGAAGTATTAATGTATCGAATGAATCACTAATTTCCATGATAGTCGATATTGGAGAGAGTTTATATCGACAAGGCTTTAAGACGTTTGCGATGGTAAACGGTCATCTAGGTAATCAGCCGGCGTTAAAGGATGCTGCACGGGTCTTATTTACGACTTGTCCTGAAATGAAAGTATTTTATTTCTTTTATCCAGGGATGAATAAAGCTGCTAAAGAGGTTCGAGAAACAAAATCAGCGCATGCCACGTATTTTCATGCTTGCGAAATTGAAACATCGTACATGCTTTATTTAGCACCTGAATATGTAGATATGAGTAAAGCTTTGAACGATATTCCGGTTATACCAAACGATGCAGATGTCACTCCTACTCCATGGGAAAATTTCACAACAACAGCAGTATTAGGAGATGCCACGTTAGCAACTAAAGATAAGGGAAAATATATTATCGATCTTGCTTTAGATAACATGCTAATGATGCTAAAAGCTAGTGAAAATTAA
- a CDS encoding SIS domain-containing protein, whose amino-acid sequence MIQQYFQKISELLAVVEKEEMEVMEKAAKKVAKAIESDGVIHLFGCGHSHILTEEVYYRAGGLVPMHPILHEPLMLHEGAVRSSTLERQNNYAANFMEEQGIEAGDIVFVISTSGRNPVPVDVANYAKQQGAYVIGITSITYSSSQPSRHTSGKHLFDAVDLVIDNHAPVGDALLSHEKVKVPFAPSSTVIGAAILNALFAKAIEEMAEQDVEPPIFLSGNIEGADEHNQQLVKKYSKRVKL is encoded by the coding sequence TTGATCCAACAATACTTTCAAAAAATTTCAGAGCTGTTGGCAGTAGTTGAAAAAGAAGAAATGGAAGTGATGGAAAAAGCGGCAAAGAAGGTTGCTAAAGCCATCGAATCAGACGGAGTTATTCATTTATTTGGTTGTGGTCATTCGCATATTTTAACAGAAGAAGTGTATTATCGGGCTGGTGGGCTTGTTCCGATGCATCCAATTCTACATGAACCATTAATGCTTCACGAGGGGGCTGTTCGTTCATCCACGTTGGAAAGACAAAATAATTATGCAGCAAACTTTATGGAAGAACAAGGTATTGAAGCAGGCGATATTGTATTTGTTATTTCGACTTCAGGACGGAATCCTGTACCAGTAGATGTGGCAAACTATGCGAAACAGCAAGGAGCTTATGTCATTGGCATTACTTCGATTACTTATTCTTCTAGTCAACCGTCTCGTCACACTAGTGGAAAGCATTTATTCGATGCAGTCGATTTAGTGATTGATAATCACGCACCTGTAGGTGATGCATTACTATCTCATGAAAAAGTTAAAGTACCTTTTGCACCAAGTTCAACTGTAATCGGTGCAGCAATATTAAATGCATTGTTTGCCAAAGCAATTGAAGAAATGGCAGAACAAGACGTTGAACCTCCCATTTTCCTAAGTGGAAATATAGAAGGTGCAGACGAGCATAATCAGCAATTGGTCAAAAAGTATAGCAAGCGGGTCAAATTATAA
- a CDS encoding YitT family protein, with protein MKESMIIIIGSFIFAFGINYFAIPNNLSEGGVIGISIVTYYLFDWSTGVVNFIINAILLAIGYHYFNKRVIIYTIISIVFSSLFLHLTKNIGEAGNGDTLLAALFAGLTVGIGLGLIFKAGGTSGGTAIIVRLLNQFIGWSFGKGMLIMDIAVIGLSAFVIGQEKAMYTLISVYIGAKAIDIIVEGANERTAVLIISKHPEHVLEQVTNHMSQGLTVLEGKGGYTKTNKEILYIVINKQEIVQLRRIIENVDKNAYVTVHSVQEINRRGYKGK; from the coding sequence ATGAAAGAGAGCATGATCATTATTATCGGCTCTTTTATTTTTGCATTCGGAATTAATTATTTCGCGATTCCTAACAACTTGTCAGAAGGTGGTGTTATTGGCATATCCATCGTAACGTACTACCTATTTGACTGGTCTACTGGAGTTGTGAATTTTATTATAAATGCCATTTTATTAGCAATTGGTTACCATTATTTTAATAAAAGAGTCATTATATATACGATTATTTCCATTGTTTTTTCTTCTCTATTTTTACACCTCACTAAAAATATTGGAGAAGCAGGAAATGGTGACACCTTGCTGGCAGCATTATTTGCAGGACTAACAGTTGGAATTGGTTTGGGATTAATTTTCAAAGCGGGAGGAACTTCTGGTGGAACAGCTATCATCGTGCGCTTATTAAACCAGTTTATCGGTTGGAGTTTCGGTAAAGGAATGCTAATAATGGATATAGCTGTAATCGGACTTTCTGCTTTTGTCATAGGTCAAGAAAAAGCGATGTATACATTAATTTCTGTGTATATAGGTGCTAAAGCAATTGATATTATCGTAGAAGGTGCTAACGAACGAACTGCTGTACTGATTATTTCAAAACATCCTGAACACGTATTAGAACAAGTGACAAACCATATGTCTCAGGGCCTTACTGTATTAGAAGGTAAGGGTGGTTATACTAAAACAAATAAAGAAATCCTTTATATCGTTATTAATAAACAAGAAATTGTCCAATTAAGGCGTATTATTGAAAATGTCGACAAAAATGCCTATGTAACTGTCCATAGTGTACAGGAAATAAACCGAAGAGGGTATAAGGGAAAATAG
- a CDS encoding MBL fold metallo-hydrolase — protein MKIHTIGYWGAYPKANEATSCYLIEDSNTKILLDCGSGALSKLQARANLEDLDAVFISHTHTDHMADIYSLGYAMLILTQLGKRTKPLDVYVYTEDIASLTFEFPDVMRVHQLQLTDTVNIGSLMLTFSENIHEIPCCSMKVSNNKSKLVYSGDTGYTTALVDFAMAADLLLIECSFYRKQKGMMKGHLSSEEVADIATKAKAKHVVLTHFPHFGDILQLKQEVESVLGQPVYLAKEGFTFTI, from the coding sequence GTGAAAATACATACGATTGGCTATTGGGGGGCATATCCAAAGGCAAATGAAGCAACGTCGTGTTACCTCATAGAAGATTCAAATACGAAAATATTATTAGATTGTGGCAGCGGAGCACTTTCTAAACTACAAGCAAGAGCAAATTTAGAAGATTTAGACGCTGTATTTATAAGCCATACACATACAGATCATATGGCAGATATTTATAGTTTAGGGTATGCCATGCTGATATTAACACAGTTAGGTAAACGAACAAAGCCCTTAGATGTGTATGTGTATACAGAAGATATAGCTTCGTTAACCTTTGAATTTCCGGATGTGATGCGTGTGCATCAGTTGCAATTAACTGACACTGTTAACATCGGTTCATTAATGCTAACATTTTCTGAAAATATTCACGAAATTCCTTGCTGTTCGATGAAAGTTAGTAATAACAAAAGCAAGCTTGTATATTCTGGTGATACCGGCTATACAACTGCACTTGTCGATTTTGCTATGGCTGCGGATTTACTGTTAATTGAATGCAGCTTTTATAGGAAGCAGAAAGGGATGATGAAAGGGCATTTATCTAGTGAAGAAGTAGCGGATATTGCCACAAAAGCGAAAGCTAAACATGTTGTTCTCACTCACTTTCCTCATTTTGGTGATATCTTGCAATTAAAGCAAGAAGTGGAGAGTGTATTGGGTCAACCTGTTTATCTAGCAAAGGAAGGTTTTACATTTACCATATAA